One Choloepus didactylus isolate mChoDid1 chromosome 8, mChoDid1.pri, whole genome shotgun sequence DNA window includes the following coding sequences:
- the AMHR2 gene encoding LOW QUALITY PROTEIN: anti-Muellerian hormone type-2 receptor (The sequence of the model RefSeq protein was modified relative to this genomic sequence to represent the inferred CDS: deleted 3 bases in 3 codons) gives MKHVLSLLLTAVFAPAFTPILNPLLSPPWAAAPPSRRTCAFFEAPRVRGSTKTLGELLDAGPGPPRVIRCLYSHCCFGIWNLTQDQAQVEMQGCRDSDEPGCESPHCDPSPRAHPGPGSTLFTCSCGTDFCNANYSHLSPPGSPGTTSYQRPQAASGESMWMVPVLLGLFLLLLLLLLGSIILALIQRKACRVRGEPEPEPDPGRDWSEELPELPGLCFSQVLREGGHAVVWAGQLQGEPVAIKAFPLRAVAQFRAERALYELPGLQHDRIVRFIAAASMGGPGPLPCGPLLVLELHPKGSLCHYLTQHTSDWGSSLRMALSLAQGLAFLHEEHWQNGQYKPGIAHRDLSSQNVLIREDGSCAIGDLGLALVLPGLTQPPAWAPTQPRGPAAIMEAGTQRYMAPELLDKTLDLQDWGSALRQADVYSLALLLWEILSRCLDLQPGNRPPPFQLAYEAELGSTPTTCELWALAVEEKRRPYIPSTWFSFTTEAGGLRELLEDCWDADPEARLTAECVQQRLATLAHPQEVHPAPEGCPHNPPTCCPEDYPSTPAPCNSPL, from the exons ATGAAACATGTTTTATCTCTCCTTTTGACTGCTGTTTTTGCCCCTGCATTCACTCCCATCTTGAaccctctcctttccccaccctGGGCAGCAGCACCCCCAAGCAGGCGAACCTGTGCGTTCTTTGAGGCCCCCAGAGTGCGGGGAAGCACAAAGACCTTGGGGGAACTGCTAGATGCAGGACCAGGTCCCCCCAGGGTTATCCGCTGCCTCTACAGCCACTGCTGCTTTGGGATCTGGAACCTGACCCAAGACCAGGCACAGGTGGAGATGCAAG GATGCCGAGACAGTGATGAGCCAGGCTGTGAGTCCCCTCATTGTGACCCAAGCCCCCGAGCCCACCCCGGCCCTGGCTCTACTCTCTTCACGTGTTCCTGTGGCACTGACTTCTGCAATGCCAATTACAGCCATCTGTCACCTCCAGGGAGCCCTGGGACTACCAGCTACCAGCGTCCCCAAGCAGCCTCAG GCGAGTCCATGTGGATGGTGCCGGTGCTGCTGGGGTTGTTCcttctcctgctgctgctgctgctgggcagCATCATTTTGG CTCTGATACAGAGAAAGGCCTGCAGAGTCCGAGGGGAACCAGAACCCGAGCCAGACCCAGGCAGGGACTGGAGTGAGGAGCTGCCGGAGCTGCCCGGGCTGTGCTTCTCCCAG GTCCTGCGGGAAGGAGGTCACGCAGTCGTGTGGGCTGGGCAGCTGCAGGGGGAGCCTGTAGCCATCAAGGCCTTCCCCCTGAGGGCTGTGGCACAGTTCCGAGCAGAGAGAGCTCTGTACGAGCTGCCGGGCCTGCAGCACGACCGCATTGTCCGCTTTATTGCCGCTGCCAGCATGGGCGGCCCAGGCCCCCTGCCCTGTGGGCCCCTACTGGTTCTGGAACTGCACCCCAAG GGCTCCCTGTGCCACTACCTGACCCAACACACCAGTGACTGGGGAAGTTCCCTGCGGATGGCACTGTCCttggcccagggcctggcatTTCTCCATGAGGAGCACTGGCAGAATG GTCAATATAAACCAGGTATTGCCCACCGAGACCTGAGCAGCCAGAATGTGCTCATTCGGGAAGATGGGTCATGTGCCATCGGAGACCTAGGCCTCGCCTTGGTGCTCCCTGGCCTCACTCAGCCCCCTGCCTGGGCCCCTACTCAACCCCGAGGCCCAGCTGCCATCATGGAG GCTGGCACCCAGAGGTACATGGCACCAGAGCTCTTAGACAAGACTCTAGACCTACAAGACTGGGGCTCGGCTCTCCGGCAAGCTGATGTTTACTCTCTGGCTCTCCTCCTGTGGGAGATACTGAGCCGGTGCCTGGATTTGCAGCCTG GCAATAGACCTCCACCTTTCCAACTGGCCTATGAGGCAGAACTGGGCAGCACCCCCACCACCTGTGAGCTCTGGGCCTTGGCAGTGGAGGAGAAAAGGCGCCCCTACATCCCATCCACCTGGTTCTCCTTCACCACG GAAGCTGGTGGGCTCAGGGAGCTCCTAGAG GACTGTTGGGATGCAGACCCAGAAGCACGGCTGACAGCTGAGTGTGTACAGCAGCGCCTG GCCACCCTGGCCCATCCTCAGGAGGTCCACCCTGCCCCAGAGGGCTGTCCCCACAACCCGCCCACCTGT TGCCCAGAAGACTATCCCTCTACTCCTGCCCCCTGCAATTCTCCCCTGTAG